From Elusimicrobiota bacterium, a single genomic window includes:
- a CDS encoding SpoIID/LytB domain-containing protein translates to MSGAIWAVALCAGLAAAQAPEDAPFAAPAAAVSSAPAASISPAPGYAISPAPGAVVPPPLKNPLSEKARSLYFTADTLKSAEAFEASVKASSADWRVWADGAIAWAEAGRPDKAAAWQRRAVSIHDRPDTRAALGWALLRAAQPEAADAEFARALASDPVSSLALLGAGRAKLALGRPREAIALMSKASPAHSLADYYLGMAYEKIGDEESAAEAFKRAVGADSYFYEGRAVLSRSYLKLRRYKDAWRHLQRLVEADPGSKLARAMLEKVRPLLPRSEGSPAPALGPAPAPEAAPVHETEPWDGKVPVVRIGVSSTQMGRPRPRRSATVRGNGPWKAVDPKTGRVLLAAEAGESWTLRLIPAKTSKKKKGRSRLEFHSADGRVAAVPGDAALLKPLEPATSALTLEDDPEHSPRAFRGDLELALFGGRRTIRVVNIIGLEDYTHGVVSAEMPQRAPFEALKAQAVVARTHALFIKTVTRRHRKEGYDLCDEQHCQVYGGRRAETERTRSVVVDTRGRVAVYQGRPAHVIYSSHCGGRTQSGRDIGWGDVPYWSSVDDSAEYQDPPATPLELRLFLSDWPKGFDRPSGYVHPAHARWTRAIPAKALEEKLNRKFKIGKLKGLRVLRRVRSGHVESLLIVGSKRNKRLSDEMDIRSLLGVGSLRSTLFVLDTEYRKEGKILTPETFVFRGGGWGHAVGLCQSGAMGRAEAGQSYETIVRAYFRGVEIGNLDY, encoded by the coding sequence GTGAGCGGAGCCATCTGGGCCGTCGCCTTATGCGCGGGGCTCGCGGCGGCCCAGGCGCCCGAGGACGCGCCGTTCGCGGCGCCGGCCGCCGCCGTCTCGTCGGCGCCGGCCGCGTCGATCTCCCCGGCTCCGGGCTACGCGATCTCGCCCGCGCCGGGCGCCGTCGTCCCGCCGCCGCTCAAGAACCCGCTCTCCGAGAAGGCGCGCTCGCTCTATTTCACGGCCGACACGCTGAAGTCGGCCGAGGCCTTCGAGGCCTCGGTGAAGGCCTCGTCCGCGGACTGGCGGGTGTGGGCCGACGGCGCGATCGCCTGGGCCGAGGCCGGGCGCCCCGATAAGGCGGCGGCCTGGCAGCGCCGCGCGGTCTCGATCCACGACCGGCCCGACACCCGGGCGGCGCTGGGCTGGGCGCTGCTGCGGGCGGCCCAGCCGGAGGCCGCCGACGCCGAGTTCGCCCGCGCGCTCGCCTCGGACCCGGTCTCCTCGCTCGCGCTGCTCGGCGCCGGGCGCGCGAAGCTGGCGCTGGGCAGGCCGCGCGAGGCGATCGCGCTGATGAGCAAGGCCTCGCCCGCCCATTCGCTCGCCGACTATTACCTCGGCATGGCGTACGAGAAGATCGGCGACGAGGAGTCCGCGGCCGAGGCCTTCAAGCGCGCCGTCGGGGCCGACAGCTACTTCTACGAGGGGCGCGCCGTCCTGTCGCGCAGCTACCTGAAGCTGCGCCGGTACAAGGACGCCTGGCGGCACCTCCAGAGGCTCGTCGAGGCCGACCCCGGCTCCAAGCTGGCGCGCGCCATGCTCGAGAAGGTCCGCCCGCTGCTCCCGCGCTCCGAGGGATCGCCGGCGCCGGCGCTCGGCCCCGCCCCCGCGCCGGAGGCGGCGCCGGTGCACGAGACCGAGCCCTGGGACGGCAAGGTGCCGGTGGTCCGCATCGGCGTCTCCTCGACCCAGATGGGGCGGCCGCGGCCGCGCCGCTCGGCGACCGTGCGCGGGAACGGCCCGTGGAAGGCCGTCGACCCGAAGACCGGCCGGGTCCTGCTCGCCGCCGAGGCGGGCGAGTCCTGGACCCTGCGGCTGATCCCGGCGAAGACGTCGAAGAAGAAGAAGGGCCGCTCGCGCCTGGAATTCCACTCCGCGGACGGGCGGGTCGCCGCCGTGCCGGGAGACGCCGCCCTGCTCAAGCCGCTGGAGCCCGCGACGTCCGCGCTGACCCTCGAGGACGACCCCGAGCACTCGCCGCGCGCGTTCCGGGGGGACCTCGAGCTGGCGCTGTTCGGCGGACGCCGGACCATCCGGGTCGTGAACATCATCGGCCTCGAGGACTACACCCACGGCGTGGTCTCCGCCGAGATGCCCCAGCGCGCGCCGTTCGAGGCCCTCAAGGCCCAGGCCGTCGTCGCCCGCACCCACGCCCTGTTCATCAAGACCGTCACCAGGCGCCACCGCAAGGAGGGCTACGACCTGTGCGACGAGCAGCATTGCCAGGTGTACGGCGGGCGCCGCGCCGAGACCGAGCGCACGCGCTCCGTCGTCGTCGACACGCGCGGCCGCGTCGCCGTCTACCAGGGGCGGCCCGCGCACGTGATCTACTCCTCGCATTGCGGCGGCCGCACGCAGAGCGGCAGAGACATCGGCTGGGGCGACGTGCCGTACTGGTCCAGCGTCGACGACTCGGCCGAGTATCAGGATCCGCCGGCGACGCCCCTCGAGCTGCGCCTCTTCCTGTCGGACTGGCCGAAAGGCTTCGACCGCCCGTCGGGCTACGTGCACCCGGCGCACGCGCGTTGGACCCGGGCGATCCCGGCGAAGGCCCTCGAGGAGAAGCTGAACCGGAAGTTCAAGATCGGGAAGCTGAAGGGTCTGCGCGTGCTCCGGCGCGTCCGCTCGGGACACGTCGAGAGCCTCTTGATCGTCGGCTCGAAGAGGAACAAGAGGCTCAGCGACGAGATGGACATCCGCAGCCTGCTCGGCGTCGGCTCCCTGCGCAGCACCCTGTTCGTGCTGGACACGGAGTACCGGAAGGAGGGAAAGATCCTGACGCCCGAGACCTTCGTCTTCCGAGGCGGCGGCTGGGGCCACGCGGTCGGCCTGTGCCAATCCGGCGCGATGGGACGGGCCGAGGCGGGCCAGAGCTACGAGACG